One genomic window of Malaciobacter molluscorum LMG 25693 includes the following:
- the gatB gene encoding Asp-tRNA(Asn)/Glu-tRNA(Gln) amidotransferase subunit GatB, translating to MFEVIIGLEVHVQLNTNSKLFCSCATSFGEAPNTNVCPTCLGLPGALPVLNKQAVHKAIMLGTALKSKINQKSVFNRKNYFYPDLPNGYQISQFEVPVVGLGELVIDFEDGTSKKIGVTRAHLENDAGKNIHAGDVSNVDLNRAGTPLLEIVSEPDMRSAEEAILYLKKLHSIVRYLGISDANMQEGSFRCDVNVSIRPKNDDKLYTRCEIKNMNSFKFIEKAIHYEVQRQIEAWEDGVYEQEVVQETRLFDPEKGETRSMRGKEDAADYRYFPDPDLLPLIITDEMIEKYSQIPELPDEKKQRFINDFAIKDYDASVITAHLETANFFDEMMKEGISGKNATTWLTVELPARFGEGVNIENSPIDAKTLATLVKRIEDGTISGKAAKEVLDFLIEKPENSVDFVIDELGLKQVSDDGAILEIIDGILAANQDKVEQYKSGKDKLFGFFVGQTMKASKGSANPQKVNELLKQRLS from the coding sequence ATGTTTGAAGTTATTATAGGATTAGAAGTACATGTTCAATTAAATACTAATAGTAAACTATTTTGTTCTTGTGCGACAAGTTTTGGAGAAGCACCAAACACAAATGTTTGTCCAACTTGTTTAGGTTTACCAGGAGCATTACCCGTTTTAAATAAACAAGCAGTTCATAAAGCAATCATGTTAGGAACTGCACTAAAATCAAAAATTAATCAGAAATCGGTTTTTAATAGAAAAAACTATTTTTATCCAGATTTACCAAACGGTTATCAAATATCTCAATTTGAAGTACCTGTTGTTGGTCTTGGTGAGCTAGTTATTGATTTTGAAGATGGAACAAGTAAAAAAATAGGTGTAACAAGAGCACACTTAGAAAACGATGCAGGTAAAAATATTCATGCTGGTGATGTTTCTAATGTTGATTTAAATAGAGCAGGAACACCACTTTTAGAAATTGTTTCAGAACCAGATATGAGAAGTGCAGAAGAAGCGATTTTATATCTTAAAAAATTACATTCAATTGTAAGGTATCTTGGAATTAGTGATGCAAATATGCAAGAAGGTTCTTTTAGATGCGATGTTAATGTTTCTATTAGACCAAAAAATGATGATAAATTATATACAAGATGTGAAATCAAAAATATGAACTCATTTAAATTTATTGAAAAAGCGATTCATTATGAAGTTCAAAGACAAATTGAAGCATGGGAAGATGGAGTATATGAGCAAGAAGTAGTTCAAGAAACAAGATTATTTGATCCTGAAAAAGGAGAAACAAGATCTATGAGAGGTAAAGAAGATGCTGCTGATTATAGATACTTCCCAGATCCAGACTTACTTCCTTTAATAATTACAGATGAAATGATAGAAAAGTATTCACAAATTCCAGAATTACCAGATGAAAAGAAACAAAGATTTATAAATGATTTTGCAATTAAAGATTATGATGCATCAGTAATTACTGCACATTTAGAAACTGCAAATTTCTTTGATGAAATGATGAAAGAGGGAATATCTGGTAAAAATGCAACAACTTGGTTAACAGTTGAGTTACCTGCAAGATTTGGTGAAGGTGTTAATATAGAAAATTCTCCTATTGATGCAAAAACATTAGCAACATTAGTAAAAAGAATAGAAGATGGAACAATCTCTGGAAAAGCTGCAAAAGAGGTTTTAGATTTTCTTATAGAAAAACCTGAAAACAGTGTTGATTTTGTAATTGATGAGTTAGGATTAAAACAAGTTTCTGATGATGGAGCTATTTTAGAAATAATTGATGGTATATTAGCTGCAAATCAAGATAAAGTAGAACAATATAAATCAGGAAAAGATAAACTATTTGGATTCTTTGTTGGTCAAACAATGAAAGCTTCAAAAGGTAGTGCAAATCCACAAAAAGTAAATGAACTTTTAAAACAAAGATTATCATAA
- a CDS encoding NAD(P)H-dependent glycerol-3-phosphate dehydrogenase, with the protein MARIAVIGAGKWGQALHYALSQKQECLITSRTKRDIKNFVNLQTAMECEYLVIAIPAQQVRQWLKDNFKFNNQKILVASKGIEASSGKFLNEIYEEFIPRDNLGFIAGPSFAAEVIQGLPCALVLNSLNEEIFISFEKFFPDFIKTYYSCDVIGAEICGAYKNVLAIASGICEGLKLGNNARASLISRGLVEMQRFGEHFGAKMETFLGLSGAGDLFLTASSELSRNFRVGLGLAKNKTLDDILIELGEVAEGVKTSYAINSLRIEHNIYTPIAAEVYLILEGKNPQDSLKDLLRT; encoded by the coding sequence ATGGCAAGAATAGCAGTTATTGGTGCAGGTAAATGGGGACAAGCGCTTCATTATGCATTAAGTCAAAAACAAGAATGCTTAATCACATCAAGAACAAAAAGAGATATTAAAAACTTTGTAAATTTACAAACAGCAATGGAGTGTGAATACTTAGTAATTGCAATTCCTGCACAACAAGTTAGACAATGGTTAAAAGATAATTTTAAATTTAATAATCAAAAAATACTAGTAGCATCAAAAGGTATTGAAGCAAGTAGTGGTAAATTTTTAAATGAGATATATGAAGAGTTTATTCCAAGAGATAATTTAGGCTTTATTGCTGGTCCATCTTTTGCTGCAGAAGTTATTCAAGGCTTACCTTGTGCACTTGTATTAAATAGTTTGAATGAAGAGATTTTTATATCATTTGAGAAGTTCTTCCCTGATTTTATAAAAACATATTATAGTTGTGATGTTATTGGCGCAGAGATATGTGGAGCATATAAAAATGTATTAGCAATTGCAAGTGGAATTTGTGAAGGATTAAAACTTGGTAATAATGCAAGAGCATCTCTAATCTCAAGAGGGTTAGTAGAAATGCAAAGATTTGGTGAACATTTTGGTGCAAAAATGGAGACTTTTCTTGGGTTAAGTGGAGCAGGGGATCTATTTTTAACTGCAAGTAGTGAATTGAGTCGTAACTTTAGAGTTGGTTTAGGTCTTGCAAAGAATAAAACATTAGATGATATTTTAATAGAATTAGGTGAAGTAGCTGAAGGTGTGAAAACATCATATGCAATAAATTCATTAAGGATTGAGCACAATATTTATACTCCTATCGCAGCAGAAGTTTATTTAATACTTGAAGGTAAAAATCCACAAGATAGTTTAAAAGATTTATTAAGAACATAA
- a CDS encoding ABC transporter permease, with product MQTISFSHLSLMLLPLIVVVHFYYKYTNDKKEIVYATIRMVLQLILIGYVLIFLFKTKDLLIGICILSFMLIISTIITLRITQNKSYKHYFIIFISTFLSSLLHLFLIIEVLRLDSFYEPRYIIPLAGMIFGNIMNVLSLCIERFEKELSRNESFIEARTISFKAAMIPQINTLLAVGLVSLPGMMTGQILSGIDPLIAVRYQIMIMVMCISSGGIALILYYKLKEKFFKY from the coding sequence ATGCAAACTATCTCTTTCTCTCATCTTTCATTAATGTTATTACCCTTAATTGTTGTAGTTCATTTTTATTATAAATATACCAATGATAAAAAAGAGATAGTATATGCAACAATAAGAATGGTATTACAACTTATATTAATAGGTTATGTACTTATTTTTCTATTTAAGACAAAAGATTTATTAATAGGTATTTGTATTTTATCTTTTATGCTTATTATTTCAACTATTATAACACTAAGAATTACTCAAAATAAAAGTTATAAGCACTATTTTATTATATTTATCTCAACTTTTTTATCGTCACTTTTACATCTATTTTTGATAATAGAAGTTTTAAGACTTGATTCTTTTTATGAACCTAGATATATTATTCCACTTGCAGGAATGATTTTTGGGAATATTATGAATGTATTATCTTTATGTATTGAAAGATTTGAAAAAGAGTTGTCAAGAAATGAAAGTTTTATAGAAGCAAGAACTATAAGTTTTAAAGCAGCAATGATTCCACAAATAAACACTTTATTAGCTGTTGGATTAGTCTCTTTACCAGGAATGATGACAGGACAAATATTATCAGGAATTGATCCTTTAATTGCAGTAAGATATCAGATAATGATTATGGTAATGTGTATCTCAAGTGGAGGTATTGCACTTATTCTTTATTATAAACTTAAAGAAAAGTTCTTTAAATATTAA
- a CDS encoding efflux RND transporter permease subunit, which yields MVENIISYSIKNKFLILFSVIILTLGSIWAVKNTSLDALPDLSPPQVIVQVKWAGQSPKTIEEQVSYPLISNLMSLPNIETVRAMSSFSNALIYIIFKDGTNLYESRNRILEQLSQLQGEFPKNAKITIGPDATGVGWAYEYALKSDTKSLDELRTLQDYYYKYALLGVDGVSEIASIGGFIKNYEITLNQNKLVQYNIGINEVKKALKQSNDDKGGRIILENGYEHIITARGYLKSVYDIENITIKTINNNPLKIKDIADVNVTSTNRRGMADLNGQGETVGGIVIVRYGENPYKVIKDIKKRLETLKVDGVKVIETYDRSSLIDKAIDTLKSTLIEESIIVMIVTALFLFHARSALIIILTLPITVLFTFLFMKAFGMGSNIMSLGGIAIAIGAMVDATIVMVENAHKHLQGKDDISNKQRVDIIIKSAKQVGRPIFFALILVVVSFLPIFALTGQEGRLFTPLAFTKTFAMVSGAILSITIVPILMIFLIKGKILSEEKNLLNRFFVKIYSPLLKLSLRFRYVIVAIFLTTLVLAYPIYKKQNWEFMPMMNEQTFMYMPVTPYGLGIDLSKEITQKTDKILKSFPEVETVFGKAGRANSATDPAPLAMIETIVTLKPQSKWPEGMTYKELMKQMDEKLRVAGLINSWTYPIRGRIDMLLTGIRTPLGIKLYGNDHEKLESIALKIEQKLKKFDKTLSVSSDKINSGYYLNIDINEEMIARYSITKDDILNTISLGVSGTEVSTFYKGLERYPISLRYETTQRENINSLNNLQIKTKLGFQPLKLFANLKYEEGPSIIKSEKALNVNFIYITPKNGISAKEYKDSAKKLLDEIKLPTGYFFEWAGQSEYLEAAMQKLLYIIPFTLMIIFILIYFALKNITYTMIIFFTLPFALTGGIFYLDYLNFNISIAVIVGFLALLGVASETSIVMLVYLHEAMNELKEKGLEFTKEHIFHYIYKGAVLRLRPKLMTLFAILGGLVPIMYINGVGSEVMQRIAAPMIGGIISSAFLTLIIIPAIFYILALKKTDKILETNLSH from the coding sequence ATGGTTGAAAATATAATATCTTATAGTATAAAAAATAAATTTTTAATTTTATTTTCAGTAATTATTCTTACATTAGGTTCAATTTGGGCAGTTAAAAATACAAGTTTAGATGCACTTCCAGATCTTTCACCCCCACAAGTAATTGTACAAGTAAAATGGGCAGGACAAAGTCCCAAAACAATAGAAGAACAAGTATCTTATCCTCTTATTTCAAATTTGATGAGTTTACCAAATATTGAAACAGTAAGAGCGATGAGTTCTTTTTCTAATGCACTAATTTATATAATATTTAAAGATGGAACTAATTTATATGAATCTAGAAATAGAATTTTAGAACAATTATCTCAACTACAAGGTGAATTTCCTAAAAATGCAAAAATTACAATTGGTCCAGATGCAACTGGTGTTGGTTGGGCTTATGAATATGCTTTAAAATCTGATACTAAAAGTTTAGATGAATTAAGAACTTTACAAGATTATTATTATAAATATGCATTATTAGGTGTAGATGGTGTGAGTGAGATTGCATCAATTGGTGGTTTTATTAAAAACTACGAAATTACTCTAAACCAAAACAAACTGGTTCAATATAATATAGGTATAAATGAGGTAAAAAAAGCACTTAAACAAAGCAATGATGACAAGGGTGGAAGAATCATTTTAGAGAATGGTTATGAACACATAATTACTGCAAGAGGTTATTTAAAAAGTGTATATGATATTGAAAACATTACAATAAAAACTATAAATAATAATCCCTTAAAAATAAAAGATATTGCAGATGTTAATGTAACCTCAACAAATAGAAGAGGTATGGCTGATTTAAACGGTCAAGGTGAAACTGTTGGGGGTATTGTTATTGTTAGATATGGAGAAAATCCATATAAAGTAATAAAAGATATAAAAAAAAGATTAGAAACACTCAAAGTAGATGGAGTAAAAGTTATAGAGACTTATGATAGAAGTTCTTTAATTGATAAAGCCATTGATACTTTAAAATCTACCCTTATAGAAGAGTCAATAATTGTTATGATTGTAACAGCACTATTTTTATTTCATGCACGTTCTGCATTAATAATTATTTTAACTTTACCCATTACGGTTCTATTTACATTTTTATTTATGAAAGCATTTGGGATGGGATCTAATATTATGAGTTTAGGTGGTATTGCTATTGCAATTGGTGCGATGGTTGATGCTACAATTGTAATGGTAGAAAATGCTCATAAACATCTTCAAGGGAAAGATGATATTTCAAATAAACAAAGAGTTGATATTATTATCAAATCAGCAAAACAAGTAGGACGACCAATATTTTTTGCACTTATTTTAGTAGTTGTATCTTTCTTACCTATTTTTGCGTTAACAGGACAAGAAGGAAGATTGTTTACTCCCCTTGCATTTACAAAAACATTTGCAATGGTTAGCGGAGCCATTTTATCAATTACTATAGTTCCTATTTTGATGATATTTTTAATAAAAGGTAAAATATTAAGTGAAGAAAAAAATTTATTAAATAGATTTTTTGTAAAAATATACTCTCCACTATTGAAATTATCTTTAAGATTTAGATATGTAATTGTTGCAATATTTTTAACTACATTAGTCTTAGCATACCCAATATATAAAAAACAAAATTGGGAATTTATGCCTATGATGAATGAACAAACTTTTATGTATATGCCAGTAACTCCTTATGGATTAGGAATTGATTTATCAAAAGAGATAACTCAAAAAACAGATAAAATTCTAAAATCATTTCCTGAAGTTGAAACTGTTTTTGGAAAAGCTGGACGAGCCAATAGTGCAACAGACCCTGCACCACTTGCAATGATTGAAACAATTGTTACTCTAAAACCACAATCAAAATGGCCAGAGGGAATGACATATAAAGAGTTGATGAAACAAATGGATGAAAAATTAAGAGTTGCTGGATTGATTAACTCATGGACTTATCCAATTAGAGGAAGAATTGATATGCTTCTAACTGGAATTCGTACTCCTCTTGGAATAAAACTTTATGGAAATGATCATGAAAAACTTGAAAGTATTGCATTAAAAATTGAACAAAAATTGAAAAAATTTGATAAAACACTCTCTGTTTCATCTGATAAAATCAACTCTGGTTACTATTTAAATATAGATATAAATGAAGAGATGATTGCAAGATACTCTATTACAAAAGATGATATTTTAAATACTATCTCATTAGGAGTTTCAGGAACAGAAGTATCTACTTTTTATAAAGGTTTAGAAAGATACCCAATAAGTTTAAGATATGAGACAACACAAAGAGAAAATATAAATAGTTTAAATAATCTACAAATTAAAACAAAACTAGGATTCCAACCATTAAAACTATTTGCAAATTTAAAATATGAAGAGGGACCATCTATTATAAAATCAGAAAAAGCATTAAATGTTAATTTTATATATATTACACCTAAAAATGGAATTAGTGCAAAAGAGTACAAAGATAGTGCAAAGAAATTATTAGATGAAATAAAATTACCAACTGGATACTTTTTTGAATGGGCAGGACAAAGTGAATATTTAGAAGCTGCTATGCAAAAACTTCTATATATTATTCCTTTTACTTTAATGATTATTTTTATATTAATATATTTTGCATTAAAAAATATCACTTATACGATGATTATATTCTTTACATTGCCATTCGCATTAACAGGTGGAATATTCTATTTAGATTATTTAAACTTTAATATCTCTATTGCAGTTATTGTTGGTTTTTTAGCTCTTCTTGGCGTTGCATCTGAAACCTCAATTGTAATGCTTGTCTATTTACATGAAGCAATGAATGAATTAAAAGAAAAAGGTTTAGAATTTACAAAAGAACATATTTTTCACTATATTTATAAAGGTGCTGTTTTAAGACTTAGACCAAAACTAATGACATTATTTGCAATACTTGGAGGATTAGTTCCTATTATGTATATTAATGGCGTAGGAAGTGAAGTTATGCAAAGAATTGCTGCACCAATGATTGGTGGGATAATATCTTCTGCATTTTTAACTTTAATAATTATTCCCGCGATTTTTTATATTTTAGCACTTAAAAAAACAGATAAAATTTTAGAAACAAATCTATCTCACTAA
- a CDS encoding efflux RND transporter periplasmic adaptor subunit produces MKKIIIPIFLITITILNAKIIEVEQLFNKKVTTVKKEKISITKDFYANSSIMDDKIIDIVTRFDGYITKLSANKTYMNVKKGEALFSIYSDTIYNIIKDLEIAKNLDTQLYKSIIDKLQVLDIDKKEIKRLKNLKTNFKDITIYSPNNALVLQKNINDKSFVKKGKLLLQLANIDKLWVIAKIYESDLKDIKVGQNVKIFFDGIETPIKSKIDFIYPNTNIKNKTIDIRMTIDNKNKKIYPNMFAKVKVQIKSKTMLTLPKTAVLNKANKYYVFKPISKSEFEPIEVTVKRISSNKYEILDGLQEGQKVINNSLFLLDSDAVTNGLYDNENDEDW; encoded by the coding sequence ATGAAAAAAATTATAATACCAATATTCTTAATTACTATAACTATCTTAAATGCAAAAATAATTGAAGTAGAACAATTATTTAATAAAAAAGTAACCACTGTAAAAAAAGAGAAAATATCTATCACAAAAGATTTTTATGCAAATAGTTCAATTATGGATGATAAGATCATAGATATTGTAACTAGATTTGATGGATATATTACAAAATTAAGTGCAAATAAAACATATATGAATGTAAAAAAAGGAGAAGCTCTTTTTTCTATATATTCAGATACAATTTATAATATAATAAAAGATTTAGAAATTGCAAAAAATTTAGATACACAATTATACAAAAGTATAATAGATAAACTTCAAGTTTTAGATATAGATAAAAAAGAGATAAAAAGATTAAAAAACTTAAAAACTAACTTTAAAGATATTACTATTTATTCACCAAATAATGCACTTGTATTACAAAAAAATATAAATGATAAATCATTTGTAAAAAAAGGAAAACTACTTTTACAACTTGCAAATATAGATAAATTATGGGTTATTGCAAAAATATATGAAAGTGACTTAAAAGATATAAAAGTAGGTCAAAATGTAAAAATATTTTTTGATGGAATAGAAACACCTATTAAATCAAAAATAGATTTTATCTATCCCAATACAAATATAAAAAATAAAACTATTGATATAAGAATGACAATAGATAATAAAAATAAAAAAATATATCCAAATATGTTTGCAAAAGTTAAAGTACAAATAAAAAGTAAAACTATGCTTACTTTACCTAAAACAGCTGTATTAAATAAAGCAAATAAATATTATGTATTTAAGCCTATTTCAAAAAGTGAATTTGAACCAATTGAAGTTACGGTAAAAAGAATCTCATCAAATAAATATGAAATTTTAGATGGACTTCAAGAAGGACAAAAAGTTATAAATAACTCTTTATTTTTACTTGATAGTGATGCTGTAACAAATGGTTTATATGATAATGAAAATGATGAAGACTGGTAG
- a CDS encoding TolC family protein, producing the protein MKKTLFVIGFFIINLSANSIDSLVNSAISRNSELKSIEKSIKIANENISLATKYQNPSLSLGIADIHTNSNYDKRDLEPMQTQFIGISQVIPITDKLDINQSIQITNKTILSLKLEDKKLLLKSKIYELVYKIAILKEKRDFIQKQKQNLQKLITLQNTKYQTSKIDIDSIFDTKIDIKNFDIALNNLDTNIKTLKLNLEKITYTSMNNVNINTNIKKKILHFNFNEHPRIKILKQNLKLNKQQEAYEKALKTSDIKLNATYYNRNEFEDYVNISITIPLSIYDRENIKAKKAQFAYLKTKDDLEDEKQNLRIDTKILQQELNNSYENYTIIEKDIIQIQKNIEKTLNINNNFKDTTSKIIKNLNKTISLEISALNEKTRYFTTLSKAIYYKGN; encoded by the coding sequence ATGAAAAAAACACTATTTGTAATCGGCTTTTTTATCATAAACTTAAGTGCAAATAGCATTGATAGTCTTGTAAATAGTGCTATATCAAGAAATAGTGAATTAAAAAGTATAGAAAAATCTATCAAAATTGCAAATGAAAACATTTCACTTGCCACAAAATATCAAAATCCTTCTTTATCTCTTGGAATAGCAGATATTCATACAAATTCTAATTATGACAAAAGAGATTTAGAACCAATGCAAACTCAGTTTATAGGAATTTCACAAGTTATTCCTATAACTGACAAGCTAGATATAAACCAATCTATACAAATTACAAATAAGACTATTTTATCACTAAAATTAGAGGATAAAAAATTACTATTAAAATCAAAAATTTACGAACTGGTGTATAAAATTGCAATTTTGAAAGAAAAAAGAGATTTTATACAAAAACAAAAACAAAATTTACAAAAATTAATAACTTTACAAAATACAAAATATCAAACATCAAAAATAGATATAGACTCAATATTTGATACTAAAATTGATATAAAAAACTTCGATATTGCATTAAATAATCTAGATACAAATATAAAAACTTTAAAATTAAACCTTGAGAAAATAACATATACATCAATGAATAATGTAAATATAAATACAAATATAAAAAAAAAGATATTACACTTTAACTTTAATGAACATCCAAGAATAAAAATATTAAAGCAAAATTTAAAACTTAATAAACAACAAGAAGCATATGAAAAAGCATTAAAAACATCAGATATAAAATTAAATGCGACATACTATAATAGAAATGAGTTTGAAGATTATGTAAATATCTCAATTACTATTCCTCTTTCAATTTATGATAGAGAAAATATTAAAGCAAAAAAAGCCCAATTTGCTTATTTGAAGACTAAAGATGATTTAGAAGATGAAAAACAAAATCTGAGAATAGATACAAAAATATTGCAACAAGAATTAAATAATAGTTATGAAAACTATACGATAATAGAAAAAGATATTATTCAAATTCAGAAAAATATAGAAAAAACATTAAATATAAATAATAATTTCAAAGATACTACATCAAAAATCATAAAAAACCTAAATAAAACAATAAGTTTAGAAATATCAGCATTAAATGAAAAAACAAGATATTTTACAACACTTTCTAAAGCCATATATTACAAAGGGAATTAA
- a CDS encoding FixH family protein: MKSLFKLFSILILALGIANADPISQSVSKNGYDVKLTSEKSLVKGSNVLYVKVTKANKAVTNAKAKIKFYMPEMPGMPYMESENNAKLVGDKYKIDVNFSMGGTWQYQLKVKTSDGKIHKIRGSVNI; the protein is encoded by the coding sequence ATGAAAAGTTTATTTAAACTTTTTTCAATCTTAATTTTAGCACTAGGTATTGCAAATGCAGATCCAATTTCACAATCAGTAAGTAAAAATGGTTATGATGTAAAACTTACATCAGAAAAGTCTCTTGTAAAAGGTTCAAATGTTCTTTATGTAAAAGTAACAAAAGCTAATAAAGCAGTAACTAACGCTAAAGCAAAAATAAAATTCTATATGCCAGAAATGCCAGGTATGCCTTATATGGAATCTGAAAATAATGCAAAATTAGTTGGAGATAAATATAAAATCGATGTAAATTTCTCTATGGGAGGAACTTGGCAATATCAACTAAAAGTTAAAACTTCAGATGGTAAGATACATAAAATTAGAGGTAGTGTAAACATATAA
- a CDS encoding sensor histidine kinase, whose protein sequence is MESNLYYDLITSNMKSVASKISSTIIYAHMTNQKISPEKIKKNIDFDFALFNVDHEKLAGDINNIETKLDFRKDIQKVNNSYVVIDDSALGHLGVNYVVIKETILHKKISKLRNKILISFFLIFSFISLIGFYLAKMFIKPITNERIKLNNFIKDTTHELNTPITAILMCTSKGSSLNEKNLQRINLSAKRISEIYKDLIFLFLQDKKRDLPQELRIDKILNEQIEYFKALASKKRITITITIEPTSYIIDKESFIRLSNNLISNAIKYNKINGTVDIILKNNQLIVKDSGIGIDKKYLKDIFKRFYRANDVQGGFGIGLNIVYTICKQFNIKVDVDSKQNIGTIFTLNLNYTKNPH, encoded by the coding sequence ATGGAATCAAATCTTTATTATGATTTAATTACATCTAATATGAAAAGTGTTGCATCAAAAATATCTTCAACTATTATTTACGCACATATGACAAATCAAAAAATTAGCCCTGAAAAAATCAAAAAAAATATTGATTTTGATTTTGCTTTATTTAATGTTGATCATGAAAAATTAGCAGGTGATATAAATAATATAGAAACTAAATTAGATTTTAGAAAAGATATTCAAAAAGTAAATAATAGTTATGTAGTTATTGATGACTCTGCATTAGGTCATCTTGGTGTAAACTATGTTGTTATAAAAGAGACAATACTTCATAAAAAAATATCAAAACTAAGAAACAAAATATTAATCTCTTTTTTTCTTATATTTTCTTTTATTTCTTTAATAGGTTTTTATCTTGCTAAGATGTTTATAAAACCAATAACAAATGAAAGAATAAAATTAAATAACTTTATTAAAGACACAACTCATGAATTAAATACCCCAATAACTGCTATTTTGATGTGCACAAGCAAAGGTTCATCTCTAAATGAAAAAAATCTTCAACGAATAAATTTAAGTGCAAAAAGAATCTCAGAGATATATAAAGATTTGATATTTCTTTTTTTACAAGATAAAAAAAGAGATTTACCACAAGAATTAAGAATTGATAAGATATTAAATGAACAAATAGAGTATTTTAAAGCACTTGCATCAAAAAAAAGAATAACCATTACAATCACAATAGAGCCAACATCATATATAATTGATAAAGAAAGCTTTATTAGACTTAGCAACAATTTAATATCAAATGCTATTAAATACAATAAAATAAATGGAACAGTTGATATAATTCTAAAAAATAATCAGTTAATAGTAAAAGATAGTGGAATAGGAATTGATAAAAAATATTTAAAAGATATTTTTAAAAGATTTTATAGAGCAAATGATGTGCAAGGTGGTTTTGGAATTGGATTAAATATTGTTTATACTATTTGTAAACAATTTAATATAAAAGTCGATGTTGATTCTAAACAAAATATTGGCACAATCTTTACATTAAATCTAAATTACACAAAAAATCCACACTAA
- a CDS encoding response regulator transcription factor encodes MKILLLEDDLILNEIITEYLESKDFEVTSTYDGEDALTQLFSTIYDLVLLDVNVPNINGFEILQRLRDEGITTPSIFITSLNQIDDLKKGFDIGCNDYIKKPFELEELGLRIENIKKTFNIEANTIQIDKDIILNTKDYMLNNDGIIHNLPQKEAKILIYLVNNANKVVTHEELTSNIWGYEETPTSSTIRTYIKNLRKILSEDYIQTKKGVGYSFNKK; translated from the coding sequence ATGAAAATACTTTTATTAGAAGATGATCTTATATTAAATGAGATTATTACAGAATATCTAGAATCAAAAGATTTTGAAGTAACATCAACTTATGATGGAGAAGATGCATTAACTCAACTATTCTCAACAATTTATGATTTAGTCTTATTAGATGTAAATGTGCCTAATATAAATGGTTTTGAGATTTTACAAAGATTAAGAGATGAGGGAATTACAACTCCTTCTATTTTTATCACATCATTAAATCAAATTGATGATTTAAAAAAAGGTTTTGATATAGGTTGTAATGACTATATAAAAAAACCATTTGAACTAGAAGAGTTGGGTTTAAGAATAGAAAATATCAAAAAAACTTTTAATATTGAAGCAAACACTATTCAAATAGATAAAGATATTATTTTAAATACAAAAGATTATATGTTAAACAATGATGGAATTATTCATAATTTACCACAAAAAGAAGCAAAAATTTTAATATATTTAGTAAATAATGCAAATAAAGTAGTTACCCATGAAGAACTAACTTCAAATATTTGGGGATATGAAGAGACACCTACTTCTTCAACTATTAGAACATATATTAAAAACTTAAGAAAAATTTTAAGTGAAGATTATATTCAAACTAAAAAAGGAGTAGGATATAGCTTTAATAAGAAGTGA